The Primulina huaijiensis isolate GDHJ02 chromosome 12, ASM1229523v2, whole genome shotgun sequence genome has a window encoding:
- the LOC140990336 gene encoding kinesin-like protein KIN-7F: protein MGSISGDSSIDWDHDSSAHEEKIFVSVRLRPMNETELGKNDVLDWECINNTTIIFKNSFQERSMHPAAYNFDRVFGFDSPTREVYDEAAKKVALSVLSGMNSSIFAYGQTNSGKTYTMAGITENTIEDIYDYIDNHREREFVLKFSAMEIYNESVKDLLSTDGAPLRLLDDPERGTVVEKLTEVTLRDINHLKELLSICEAQRQIGETTLNEMSSRSHQILRLSVDSEAREYFGALNSSTLTASVNFVDLAGSERASQTLSAGTRLKEGCHINRSLLTLGTVIRKLSKGRNGHIPYRDSKLTRILQNSLGGNAKTAIICTMSPSHSHVEQSRNTLLFASCAKQVSTNAQVNVVMSEKALLKQLQKELARLEDELRNLSSLAGPCDSVAALKEKEQLIEKMDKEIRDLTYQRDQAQSHIENMLKSEVEYQASKSWVDMNGHEKGSWRNDYSASEASETIDTFRSDGASITSHFSDRYEGVNSRRIEDQFVESSEEQFLSDDTSPRLYIDKYFGPDPCQGWEKISQETDKTLEENCKEVQCIEINFTRGNKVSHVTSGQNGDLVPGKHKSSPDTDVSDFSANVSSSVSCAAILTTITKSSSFEGGKELENTSPIAEDTQEMISIVEPVMSTEILSTKNDRSSKKSDSMNENDHNIKNLDKDFSTKKQEVYVTDISEVIRSESVKQLVNDVGIKEAKTIKNSEKNNADDESNKSQNIMHSTSDWITEFERQKRDIVELWNTCNIPLVHRTYFFLLFKGDPSDAVYMEVELRRLSFLKNTLHGLAKDDHFTQPSSAKALNREREMLCRRMMKKYSAKEREALYKKWGIGLKTKHRRLQLCRKLWTDAENMEHIKESASIVAKIIGFKETGKAPKEMFGLSVSTKLVNLSSFSWRHSLPSMI from the exons ATGGGGTCGATTAGTGGAGATTCGTCGATAGATTGGGATCATGATTCAAGTGCACATGAGGAGAAAATTTTTGTTTCGGTTAGGTTGAGACCAATGAATGAAACAGAACTTggaaaaaatgatgttttggaCTGGGAATGCATCAACAACACCACCATCATTTTCAAGAATAGTTTTCAAGAACGATCTATGCATCCGGCTGCCTATAATTTTG ACAGGGTATTTGGCTTCGACAGTCCCACGAGGGAAGTATACGATGAAGCAGCAAAAAAAGTTGCTCTTTCTGTTTTAAGTGGAATGAATT CAAGTATTTTTGCATATGGGCAGACAAATAGTGGAAAAACATATACAATGGCTGGCATTACCGAAAACACCATAGAAGATATATACGACTATATAGACAAT CATCGTGAAAGAGAATTCGTGTTGAAGTTTTCTGCAATGGAGATTTACAATGAATCTGTCAAAGACCTCCTCAGCACCGATGGGGCTCCACTTAGACTTTTAGATGATCCAGAG AGAGGGACTGTTGTGGAGAAACTCACAGAGGTGACCTTAAGAGACATAAACCATCTAAAAGAGCTTCTATCGATATGTGAAG CCCAAAGGCAGATCGGAGAGACTACCCTCAATGAAATGAGCTCTAGATCTCATCAAATTCTACGCTTA AGTGTTGACAGTGAAGCTCGTGAATACTTTGGTGCACTAAATTCAAGCACGCTAACAGCTTCTGTG AATTTTGTTGATCTTGCTGGGAGCGAACGTGCTTCTCAAACATTATCAGCTGGCACTAGACTAAAAGAAGGTTGCCATATAAACAGAAGTTTGCTTACGCTTGGGACAGTGATCCGGAAGCTAAG CAAAGGAAGAAATGGGCACATCCCATATAGAGATTCGAAGCTGACACGTATACTACAAAACTCATTAGGAGGCAATGCCAAGACAGCCATTATATGTACGATGAGCCCTTCTCACAGCCACGTTGAGCAATCAAGAAACACGCTCTTGTTCGCTAGCTGCGCCAAGCAAGTTAGTACCAACGCACAAGTTAATGTGGTTATGTCTGAGAAAGCACTATTGAAGCAGCTGCAGAAAGAACTAGCAAGACTTGAAGACGAGTTGAGGAACTTGAGTTCTCTAGCTGGTCCGTGTGATTCTGTAGCAGCACTAAAAGAGAAAGAACAACTTATTGAAAAG ATGGATAAAGAGATTCGTGATTTAACTTATCAACGGGATCAAGCTCAATCACATATTGAGAATATGTTAAAGTCTGAAGTAGAATATCAAGCATCAAAATCATGG GTTGATATGAATGGCCACGAAAAAGGATCCTGGAGGAATGATTATTCGGCATCTGAAGCATCGGAGACAATCGATACCTTTCGCTCTGATGGAGCTTCCATTACATCTCATTTTTCAGATAGATACGAAGGTGTTAATTCTAGAAGGATTGAAGATCAGTTCGTTGAGAGTTCTGAAGAGCAGTTTCTGTCAGATGACACGTCGCCAAGACTATACATAGACAAGTACTTTGGTCCTGATCCATGTCAAGGATGGGAGAAGATTAGTCAAGAAACTGATAAGACTCTAGAAGAAAACTGCAAGGAGGTTCAATGTATTGAAATCAATTTCACCAGAGGAAATAAAGTTTCCCATGTGACGTCTGGACAAAATGGAGATCTGGTTCCAG GGAAACATAAAAGTTCACCTGACACGGATGTATCGGATTTCAGTGCCAATGTATCAAGTAGTGTAAGCTGTGCAGCGATACTGACTACTATCACAAAATCTTCGAGTTTTGAAGGGGGAAAAGAACTCGAAAATACATCACCAATTGCAGAAGATACTCAAGAAATGATCTCTATCGTTGAGCCAGTGATGTCTACAGAGATATTGAGTACAAAAAATGACCGAAGTTCAAAGAAGAGTGACAGCATGAACGAAAATGATCACAACATTAAAAATTTGGATAAAGACTTCTCAACCAAGAAACAAGAAGTTTATGTCACAGATATCAGTGAAGTGATCCGGTCCGAGTCAGTGAAGCAGTTGGTGAATGATGTG GGTATAAAGGAGGCTAAAACAATCAAGAATTCAGAAAAAAACAATGCAGATGATGAATCCAATAAGTCTCAGAATATAATGCACTCTACGTCCGATTGGATCACCGAATTTGAGAGGCAAAAAAGAGACATAGTTGAACTTTGGAACACTTGCAACATTCCGTTGGTTCATAGAACCTACTTCTTCTTGCTCTTCAAAGGAGATCCATCAGATGCAGTTTACATGGAAGTTGAGCTTAGGCGTTTGTCTTTCCTCAAGAACACGTTACATGGACTTGCCAAAGACGATCATTTTACACAGCCTTCAAG CGCTAAGGCTCTAAATCGTGAGAGAGAAATGCTATGCAGACGAATGATGAAAAAGTATTCTGCAAAAGAGAGGGAAGCTCTGTACAAGAAATGGGGAATCGGCTTAAAAACAAAGCATCGAAGACTCCAACTTTGCCGCAAACTATGGACAGATGCCGAAAACATGGAACACATCAAAGAAAGTGCTTCCATTGTTGCAAAAATAATTGGGTTCAAGGAGACAGGGAAGGCTCCAAAAGAGATGTTTGGGCTCAGCGTCTCAACAAAGCTTGTTAACCTCAGTTCATTCAGCTGGAGACATAGCTTGCCTTCCATGATATAA
- the LOC140990337 gene encoding V-type proton ATPase 16 kDa proteolipid subunit-like isoform X2 has protein sequence MSSTFSGDETAPFFGFLGVAAAIVFSCMGAAYGTSKSGVGVASMGVMRPDLVMKSIVPVVMAGVLGIYGLIIAVIISTGINPEAKFYYLFDGYAHLSSGLFCCLAGLTAGMAIGIVGDDGVR, from the exons ATGTCCTCAACCTTCAGCGGCGATGAAACGGCGCCATTCTTTGGCTTCCTCGGTGTCGCCGCTGCTATCGTATTCTCCT GTATGGGAGCCGCGTACGGCACGTCGAAGAGTGGTGTCGGTGTGGCATCCATGGGTGTGATGCGGCCAGATTTGgtgatgaaatccattgtgccGGTAGTTATGGCTGGTGTCTTGGGTATTTATGGTTTGATCATCGCTGTCATTATCAGTACTGGTATTAACCCCGAGGCCAAGTTTTACTACTTGTTTGATGGGTATGCGCATCTTTCTTCTGGACTTTTTTGCTGTCTTGCTGGCCTCACTGCTGGTATGGCCATTGGCATCGTCGGAGATGATGGCGTCAG GTAA
- the LOC140990337 gene encoding V-type proton ATPase 16 kDa proteolipid subunit-like isoform X1 gives MSSTFSGDETAPFFGFLGVAAAIVFSCMGAAYGTSKSGVGVASMGVMRPDLVMKSIVPVVMAGVLGIYGLIIAVIISTGINPEAKFYYLFDGYAHLSSGLFCCLAGLTAGMAIGIVGDDGVRESMLNN, from the exons ATGTCCTCAACCTTCAGCGGCGATGAAACGGCGCCATTCTTTGGCTTCCTCGGTGTCGCCGCTGCTATCGTATTCTCCT GTATGGGAGCCGCGTACGGCACGTCGAAGAGTGGTGTCGGTGTGGCATCCATGGGTGTGATGCGGCCAGATTTGgtgatgaaatccattgtgccGGTAGTTATGGCTGGTGTCTTGGGTATTTATGGTTTGATCATCGCTGTCATTATCAGTACTGGTATTAACCCCGAGGCCAAGTTTTACTACTTGTTTGATGGGTATGCGCATCTTTCTTCTGGACTTTTTTGCTGTCTTGCTGGCCTCACTGCTGGTATGGCCATTGGCATCGTCGGAGATGATGGCGTCAG AGAGTCAATGCTCAACAACTAA
- the LOC140990748 gene encoding protein IQ-DOMAIN 32 has translation MVKSSGACFKIIACGSDSVDHEDFQAPESNSSNERRGWSFRKRSARHQVLSNTIISEAPSSVKKESPESADVNFLMQSNLTIPEKSSAIQRKEEKTELSAQPNIKLSDTIPDNLDDSDSRADTTYDESSIIVIQAAIRRFLAQRLLSKQKNIITLQATIRGHLVRRYAVGTLRCVQAIVKMQALVRARHARLLVEESGDFEKQNASGGKDNPNPRSEREAKSNVSHTYISIEKLLSNGFARQLMESTPKSKSINIKCDPSRSDSAWKWLERWMSVSMSNAEVLESGSAAELLEKNNLENSEGKVDSVVPSDYYPEQTNVSGVRSLVEASVNDDNLISCDEGHVDLQACKSISPSSSHPDLQNINKSDLTHAVTETDISLEAETKSVPASDGIKETDLNLEVEAISLPDKEETVYEIDLPDVKILSSEQPEFETQKLSRKASNPAFLAAQSKFEELSSAANNAKLEASFNPDHGIESDLKKVSTSTDQQPFRSQEIESSENPISNAPAVQIGGSECGTELSISSTLDSPDRSEVGVNDIEQNPKNADESDHSTSGENFVLDIDGTSSILGPDQSHKNMNHLPRDNSGNPAIVECDISVLLTDSPPVNKKPEPDPSDLQLELGSEASHLVHKQSPEVSPRSHTPVTESQATPSPLVSSRTKKKRGEKSESSRKNKSSSADKKSLLNSNQDASSRSSMEQLPKEHKSVKRRNSFGSAKPDNADQEPRDSSSSNSLPSYMQATESARAKAISSGSPRSSPDVHEKDIYIKKRESLPGSNGRQGSPRIQRSLSQAQQNAKGNGTHSPQDRKWRR, from the exons ATGGTAAAATCAAGTGGAGCATGCTTTAAGATAATTGCCTGCGGAAGTGATTCAGTCGATCACGAGGATTTCCAAGCACCGGAA AGCAATAGTTCAAATGAGAGGCGTGGGTGGAGTTTTCGAAAGAGATCTGCTAGACATCAAGTATTGAGTAACACCATCATCTCAGAAGCTCCTTCATCTGTGAAGAAGGAAAGTCCAGAATCTGCAGATGTCAACTTCCTTATGCAGTCTAACTTGACTATTCCAGAGAAGTCCTCTGCAATTCAAAGGAAAGAAGAGAAGACTGAGTTGTCTGCTCAACCAAACATAAAGTTATCAGACACCATACCTGATAACCTGGATGACTCTGACTCTAGAGCTGATACAACCTATGATGAGTCAAGTATAATTGTAATCCAGGCTGCTATCAGGCGATTTCTG GCTCAAAGACTGCTATCCAAGCAGAAGAACATTATAACATTGCAAGCAACTATACGGGGACATTTAGTTCGAAGGTATGCTGTGGGAACTCTTAGGTGTGTTCAGGCAATTGTCAAAATGCAAGCTCTTGTTCGAGCTCGCCATGCTCGCCTACTTGTTGAAGAATCAGGTGATTTTGAGAAGCAAAATGCAAGCGGAGGAAAGGATAATCCCAATCCG AGGAGCGAAAGAGAAGCAAAATCAAATGTTTCACACACTTACATTTCCATCGAGAAACTACTTAGCAATGGATTTGCCCGTCAG CTGATGGAATCAACACCTAAGTCTAAATCTATCAACATCAAGTGTGACCCCTCGAGATCAGATTCAGCCTGGAAATGGCTGGAAAGATGGATGTCAGTTTCGATGAGCAATGCCGAGGTACTGGAATCTGGATCAGCTGCAGAGCTGCTAGAGAAGAATAACCTTGAAAACTCTGAAGGAAAAGTGGACTCTGTAGTTCCATCTGATTACTATCCCGAGCAAACAAACGTATCTGGGGTGAGATCCTTAGTTGAAGCGTCTGTAAATGACGACAATTTAATCAGTTGCGATGAAGGCCACGTAGATCTCCAAGCGTGCAAATCAATCTCGCCTTCCTCCAGTCATCCTGACCTACAGAACATTAACAAATCAGATTTGACACATGCTGTAACAGAAACAGATATAAGTTTGGAGGCTGAAACAAAATCAGTACCTGCTTCGGATGGGATAAAAGAAACAGACTTGAATTTGGAGGTGGAAGCAATATCTCTCCCTGATAAGGAGGAAACAGTGTATGAAATTGACTTACCAGATGTGAAAATTTTGTCCTCTGAGCAGCCTGAATTTGAGACTCAGAAATTATCAAGGAAGGCAAGTAACCCTGCTTTTCTTGCTGCCCAGTCAAAATTTGAAGAACTGAGTTCAGCTGCCAATAATGCTAAGCTAGAGGCTTCATTCAACCCAGATCATGGTATCGAGTCTGACCTAAAAAAGGTTTCTACTTCTACTGATCAACAACCATTTAGGTCTCAGGAGATTGAATCATCAGAAAATCCAATTTCCAATGCTCCAGCTGTTCAAATAGGTGGCTCTGAATGTGGGACTGAACTTTCTATTTCATCGACCCTCGATTCGCCTGATAGGTCAGAGGTTGGAGTCAATGACATTGAACAGAACCCAAAAAATGCTGATGAGTCTGACCATTCTACAAGTGGAGAAAATTTTGTACTTGACATCGATGGGACATCCAGCATCCTAGGACCTGATCAATCACACAAAAATATGAATCATTTGCCTAGGGATAATAGTGGTAACCCAGCTATTGTTGAATGTGATATTTCTGTGCTTCTCACAGATTCACCACCAGTAAACAAGAAGCCAGAACCAGATCCAAGTGACCTGCAGCTGGAGCTGGGATCTGAAGCAAGCCACCTGGTACACAAGCAATCCCCCGAAGTATCTCCAAGAAGCCATACACCTGTCACTGAATCTCAAGCAACACCTTCTCCCTTGGTTTCTTCGAGAACGAAGAAAAAAAGAGGTGAAAAAAGTGAGTCAAGTCGTAAAAATAAGTCCTCGTCAGCTGATAAAAAGTCCCTTCTGAACTCCAATCAGGATGCGTCTTCAAGAAGTAGCATGGAGCAGTTACCGAAGGAGCACAAATCTGTAAAAAGGCGAAACTCTTTTGGTTCGGCAAAACCCGATAATGCAGATCAAGAACCAAGAGATAGTAGTAGCAGTAACTCTCTCCCAAGCTACATGCAAGCAACTGAATCTGCAAGAGCCAAAGCTATATCAAGTGGCTCTCCACGATCTAGTCCTGACGTGCATGAGAAGGATATCTACATAAAAAAGAGAGAATCTCTACCTGGTTCAAATGGAAGGCAAGGATCTCCTCGTATTCAGCGTTCTTTGTCTCAGGCACAGCAGAATGCTAAGGGAAATGGAACTCATTCTCCTCAAG ACCGCAAATGGAGGAGGTAA
- the LOC140989795 gene encoding zinc finger CCCH domain-containing protein 6-like isoform X1, giving the protein MGGSQKSKRVSWASDVNLCQVRLFLSEESPSQVGLGTQDHLQAKTQWPDQSGDTGTDYNLPPGFEGIQPANLWRFNLSQAPLVTWRWPPRFEVNSEWSVVAGEESTEIEAQNQREMRVLEAVYPRLSAIPPNPSALMCAEDSIVNDQNTPVVPITPIEEEEAALDNTTFTSEATTTNLTSSHPQHPSHSSILSHGTATNEILSTDVEPDVVSAAQAALTSILSNGDQHNLIDRELLLKILSNPKTVEQLLTNHATYSSSQNMPSSGMPNMPSSKFQGQPIIGGQPGTTSSTQLMPSSHASNLSSYSLQNVPSIGVHNAPSTSTQYTPNLRSPPKNSFDSVNFATDRREPLSTHLPRPEIISPSMATASIPFYPPMRNVRPSLPDVIMSAPSPGVPLVKDASYYKSLIQQHGEERRESLPQFSKQSNQPLGTSQEPMHVAKLKDSKQKIMKPCIFFNSARGCRNGAKCPYQHDVSSQQRIGGVPEVQSAKRVKIDREITGT; this is encoded by the exons ATGGGAGGATCGCAGAAATCGAAAAGGGTCTCTTGGGCTTCAGATGTTAATCTTTGTCAG GTAAGGTTGTTTTTGTCCGAAGAATCTCCCTCACAAGTGGGATTGGGAACACAAGATCACCTCCAGGCAAAGACACAGTGGCCAGACCAGTCTGGGGATACAGGAACTGATTACAATTTACCTCCAGGCTTTGAAGGTATCCAGCCTGCAAATCTTTGGAGATTTAATCTGTCTCAAGCACCCCTAGTTACGTGGAGATGGCCTCCAAGA TTTGAAGTGAATAGTGAATGGTCAGTGGTCGCAGGGGAAGAGAGCACAGAAATTGAAGCACAGAATCAACGAGAAATGAGAGTTCTAGAAGCCGTATATCCACGCCTGTCAGCTATTCCTCCAAA CCCTTCCGCATTAATGTGTGCTGAAGACTCAATTGTCAATGATCAAAACACTCCTGTGGTTCCTATCACACCAATTGAAGAAGAGGAGGCTGCATTGGATAACACAACATTTACCTCTGAGGCCACCACCACCAACCTCACAAGTTCACATCCCCAGCACCCGTCCCATTCGTCAATTTTATCTCATGGCACTGCCACAAATGAAATTTTATCTACAGATGTCGAGCCCGATGTCGTCTCTGCTGCACAGGCTGCCTTGACTTCAATCTTGTCAAATGGAGATCAGCATAATCTGATCGATCGGGAGTTACTTCTGAAAATTCTCAGCAATCCAAAAACGGTCGAGCAACTCTTGACAAACCATGCTACATATTCCAGTTCGCAGAATATGCCATCATCTGGAATGCCTAACATGCCTTCCTCCAAGTTTCAGGGTCAGCCAATCATCGGAGGACAACCTGGTACAACATCCAGTACACAACTTATGCCATCATCTCATGCATCTAATTTGTCATCATACAGCTTGCAGAATGTGCCATCCATTGGAGTGCATAATGCGCCATCTACCAGTACACAGTACACACCCAATTTAAGGTCTCCACCCAAGAATTCATTTGATTCTGTCAACTTTGCCACCGACAGAAGAGAACCACTTTCTACTCACCTTCCAAGACCAGAAATCATCTCCCCTTCAATGGCTACCGCAAGTATACCTTTTTACCCCCCGATGAGGAATGTACGGCCTTCTTTACCTGATGTAATAATGTCAGCACCTTCGCCAGGAGTTCCATTGGTGAAGGATGCTAGTTATTACAAGAGCCTCATTCAGCAACATGGAGAAGAAAGACGGGAAAGTTTGCCTCAATTCTCAAAACAAAGCAACCAACCACTGGGGACAAGTCAAGAGCCGATGCATGTAGCAAAATTAAAAGACTCGAAACAAAAGATAATGAAGCCTTGCATCTTTTTTAACAGCGCAAGGGGTTGCAGGAATGGAGCTAAATGCCCATATCAGCACGATGTGTCGTCCCAACAAAGGATTGGTGGTGTTCCGGAGGTTCAAAGTGCCAAGAGGGTTAAAATTGACAGAGAGATTACTGGTACTTGA
- the LOC140989795 gene encoding zinc finger CCCH domain-containing protein 6-like isoform X2 has protein sequence MASKMVAGEESTEIEAQNQREMRVLEAVYPRLSAIPPNPSALMCAEDSIVNDQNTPVVPITPIEEEEAALDNTTFTSEATTTNLTSSHPQHPSHSSILSHGTATNEILSTDVEPDVVSAAQAALTSILSNGDQHNLIDRELLLKILSNPKTVEQLLTNHATYSSSQNMPSSGMPNMPSSKFQGQPIIGGQPGTTSSTQLMPSSHASNLSSYSLQNVPSIGVHNAPSTSTQYTPNLRSPPKNSFDSVNFATDRREPLSTHLPRPEIISPSMATASIPFYPPMRNVRPSLPDVIMSAPSPGVPLVKDASYYKSLIQQHGEERRESLPQFSKQSNQPLGTSQEPMHVAKLKDSKQKIMKPCIFFNSARGCRNGAKCPYQHDVSSQQRIGGVPEVQSAKRVKIDREITGT, from the exons ATGGCCTCCAAGA TGGTCGCAGGGGAAGAGAGCACAGAAATTGAAGCACAGAATCAACGAGAAATGAGAGTTCTAGAAGCCGTATATCCACGCCTGTCAGCTATTCCTCCAAA CCCTTCCGCATTAATGTGTGCTGAAGACTCAATTGTCAATGATCAAAACACTCCTGTGGTTCCTATCACACCAATTGAAGAAGAGGAGGCTGCATTGGATAACACAACATTTACCTCTGAGGCCACCACCACCAACCTCACAAGTTCACATCCCCAGCACCCGTCCCATTCGTCAATTTTATCTCATGGCACTGCCACAAATGAAATTTTATCTACAGATGTCGAGCCCGATGTCGTCTCTGCTGCACAGGCTGCCTTGACTTCAATCTTGTCAAATGGAGATCAGCATAATCTGATCGATCGGGAGTTACTTCTGAAAATTCTCAGCAATCCAAAAACGGTCGAGCAACTCTTGACAAACCATGCTACATATTCCAGTTCGCAGAATATGCCATCATCTGGAATGCCTAACATGCCTTCCTCCAAGTTTCAGGGTCAGCCAATCATCGGAGGACAACCTGGTACAACATCCAGTACACAACTTATGCCATCATCTCATGCATCTAATTTGTCATCATACAGCTTGCAGAATGTGCCATCCATTGGAGTGCATAATGCGCCATCTACCAGTACACAGTACACACCCAATTTAAGGTCTCCACCCAAGAATTCATTTGATTCTGTCAACTTTGCCACCGACAGAAGAGAACCACTTTCTACTCACCTTCCAAGACCAGAAATCATCTCCCCTTCAATGGCTACCGCAAGTATACCTTTTTACCCCCCGATGAGGAATGTACGGCCTTCTTTACCTGATGTAATAATGTCAGCACCTTCGCCAGGAGTTCCATTGGTGAAGGATGCTAGTTATTACAAGAGCCTCATTCAGCAACATGGAGAAGAAAGACGGGAAAGTTTGCCTCAATTCTCAAAACAAAGCAACCAACCACTGGGGACAAGTCAAGAGCCGATGCATGTAGCAAAATTAAAAGACTCGAAACAAAAGATAATGAAGCCTTGCATCTTTTTTAACAGCGCAAGGGGTTGCAGGAATGGAGCTAAATGCCCATATCAGCACGATGTGTCGTCCCAACAAAGGATTGGTGGTGTTCCGGAGGTTCAAAGTGCCAAGAGGGTTAAAATTGACAGAGAGATTACTGGTACTTGA
- the LOC140989742 gene encoding uncharacterized protein: MLKFLSKVRIEFNALDPRIASCMEFLAQCNARKAKESNPGCQVQVKRRTDDFPPKITVTFVNGVEETFEATSTPAQKIRNLILEKGQFLETEQMFREAGEKWPVVIPEEEISQPFTGIKPRKAEEKQQ, translated from the exons atgttgaaatttttgTCGAAGGTGAGGATCGAGTTTAACGCACTGGACCCACGCATAGCATCGTGCATGGAGTTCTTAGCTCAGTGCAATGCTCGCAAGGCCAAAGAATCGAACCCAGGTTGCCAGGTCCAGGTCAAGCGCCGCACCGACGATTTCCCGCCCAAGATTACAGTAACTTTCGTCAACGGCGTCGAGGAGACCTTCGAAGCTACCTCCACTCCAGCGCAAAAAATCCGCAACCTGATTCTCGAGAAGGGCCAATTTCTCGAGACTGAGCAGATGTTTCGCGAAGCCGGTGAGAAATGGCCCGTGGTTATCCCCGAAGAAGAGATCAGTCAACCGTTTACTGGAATTAAG CCAAGAAAAGCAGAAGAGAAGCAACAATAA